In a single window of the Heterodontus francisci isolate sHetFra1 chromosome 35, sHetFra1.hap1, whole genome shotgun sequence genome:
- the LOC137350423 gene encoding histone H2AX-like, giving the protein MSGRGKTGGKARAKAKSRSSRAGLQFPVGRVHRLLRKGNYAERVGAGAPVYLAAVLEYLTAEILELAGNAARDNKKSRIIPRHLQLAVRNDEELNKLLGGVTIAQGGVLPNIQAVLLPKKTSAQSSQKK; this is encoded by the coding sequence atgtctggaagaggaaagaccggcggcaaagctcgggccaaggccaagtctaggTCTTCCCGGgccggactgcagttcccggtgggccgtgttcacaggctcttgagaaagggcaactatgctgagcgtgtgggtgccggagccccggtctatttggctgctgtgctcgagtatctgactgctgaaatcctcgagctggccgggaacgcggcccgggacaacaagaagagccgaatcatccccagacacctgcagttggcagtccgcaacgatgaggagctcaacaagttgctggggggagtgactattgctcagggcggggtgctgcctaatatccaggccgtactgctgcccaagaaaaccagcgctcagagctcccagaaaaagtaa